The Setaria viridis chromosome 9, Setaria_viridis_v4.0, whole genome shotgun sequence sequence TTGCATGCACACACCAACCCGAAGGCTTGTTCCTCGTCTCCCGGTTGTCCCCCGCCTTTGCCTATATATCCTTCTCACCACTTGGTGGTCCTAACTAAACCCCTCCCCCGTTCCATCCAATAATTCCCGCGTCCACTAATCGATCCAGCGTCTCGCCGGACAGaacccccctctctctcacGCACAGGGGGAAGGGCACGCGATGGCCGGCTCCGTCTCCGGCTCCGGCGATATGGTGAAGCCCGTGCTGGGTATGGTGTCGTTTCAGGTGGTGTTCGCCGGCCTCAACATCTTCTACAAGCTGGCCGTGTCCGACGGCATGGATTTGAGGGTGCTGGTCGCCTACCGCTACCTGTTCGCCTCCGCCTTCCTAGCGCCGCTCGCGTACTTCCTCGAGAGGTGGATCGGTGATCTCCTCACCAGTCTCTGTGCTTCGTCTCTTCCGGTTAATACGAGTTGTTAGTTATGATTTGCATGAAGCAGTAGGACGATTAGCACCTGTTGTAGCGCTATTTTGGGCTAACTTACTTTTAGCCCTCCACCATCACCTCCCTTGTTTTATGCATCTTAATCTCCTCCTGTATTGTTTCTACACACTAACTACACATGTGCACGCAAGACTCAGCTCGCCCTGCCCACGCACGGCCTTGATGCTTCTTTTTTCTTGTAATTGTAATATATGAATAATCATTTTCAGGAAGAGCCGAACAAAGGTGACGTGGAGAGTGCTGGGGCTGTCTTTTGTGTGCGGCCTCACCGGGTGAGTTTAATTTCctaatgcatgcacgcacacaTCAGAACACATCTGCTTGCCGGATCGGTGCACGCAAAATCTCTTTTGTTTGCATCTCGCCCTGGCCTTTTTTCTCCGGGAAAGGCTTGCTTCTTGTTTGCTGCTACAATACAAACTGCAATgcaaccaccaccagcagctcgATCGGTGTCAGCAAGATACACCCTACGCATTGCATTCATGCACCTGATATAACGGACGGCGACTCTGCCTCCGATCCATCCACTTTTGTGCACACCACTTGTTAGTTGTGTCGCTAGCTCCACATTTGTCGCTCAGAGCGAGCAGACCGATTCAGCATCGCGCGACCACAAGCAGCTTGCATCATTGCATGCGTTGCCTTGCTTGGTCCATGCGCAGTTTCTTGTTTCTACCGCCACCAGTCTTGCCTTGTCCAGTGAGGCAGCGACATGACGCGAATGCAACAACGCATGCAGGGGCTCGGTGGCGCAGAACCTGTACATCGCCGGCATGAAGGTGACGACGGCCACCTTCGCCACCGCGACCACCAACCTCCTCCCTGCCGCCACcttcctcctcgccctcgccttCCGCCAGGAGAGGCTCGCGATCCGCACCTTCTCCGGCCAGGCCAAGGTCGCCGGCACCTTCCTCGGCATTGGAGGCGCCATGCTGCTCACCTTCTACAAGGGCGTCGACATCACGCCCTGGCACAGCAGCGTCAATCTCATCGCAGCCACGTCGCaccacccggccgccgccgggaatGAGGCCACCGCCAACTACGCCATGGGCTCGCTGCTCTGCATCACCAGCTGCTTCTTCTACGCGCTCTGGCTCGTCATCCAGTCCAAGCTCAGCAGGGAGTACCCGCACCACTACACCAGCACCGCCCTCATGTGCGTCATGACCACCCTGCAGTCCTCGGCGTTCGCGCTCTGCTTCGACAGGGACGCCGTGCAGTGGCGCCTCCGCTTCGACatccgcctcctcgccgtcgtgtACGCCGGCATCATGGCGTCGGGCGTGATGCTGGTGGTGATGTCGTGGTGCGTCAAGCGGCGCGGCCCCCTGTTCGTGTCCGTCTTCAACCCGCTgatgctgctggtggtggccgtgctcagctcgctgctgctgggagAGAAGATGCACCTCGGCACCGCGCTGGGAGCGGTGCTCATCGTCGCGGGGCTCTACACCGTGCTCTGGGGCAAGGGGCACGAGACGCCGGCAAACGAGGTGGCCAAGGTCAGCGAGCTGCCCACGACCGTGAACAACGACGACAAGCGCGTCGACgtggcggcgccaccgcgcctGTTCGCAGCAAACTCAATCTGATCAGCCCCGCTACGTACGCCGCAAAGCAACCTCAGTATGTATGAGAAATTAAGACGATTCTAGAAGTACAAGAACTCGCAACGAGATGAACTCAACTCACCTTACCCGCCGTAAGTTCTATGTATTATCTTCATGACTAGTAGTATATACTTGTACTTGTTTGTAATGTTGTTGAAACAAATCACCTTAGCTTGTTCGCCAAGGGTTTATCATGATTAGTTAATCATCAGCTGATGGGAAATAAGGAGAATAAGGGCGTGTTTGGCAAAGCTCCACGCAGCTCCGATCCTAAAAACAGCTCcgctctagattttttttcagcTAAACGATTTTagatccagcaactccaccacagatctgctccacgaaaacggtggatctactcccagatccatggatttggtggagcacctcagggcatgctccacgaaatcaaatttggtggagttggaggaaattacccaccactgccacttgTTAatggaaaatgaccggttcgttctatttcttcgtagctttcttcttctccgtgcGAAACGCCGCTGTCCTTCCTCTGCTAGCGTCATCGTCCTTCTCTACTTGCGCCACCGTGGCCCCACCCCGACCGCTCGCCGAAGCCCCACCCGCATGGCTAGCCGACGCCCTGACGTAGTGCCCCGGCGAGGCCGCACCCGGCCGCATGGCCGCCAACGAGGCCGCGCCCACCAGCACGCGAGAGGCcacctggccgccggcgaggccgcacCTCAACCGTGTGCGCAAGGCCGCACTCGCCGCGACGCAACGCCCGTGCAAGGTCGCACCCGGCGtggtgaggaagaagacattttttgtttttttattctgatgcaTGGGTCCAAATTGTCAGTGAGATAAAGATAAGAGtggagctgtaccaaacgcTTTTTGAGATCTCAGATCaacggtggagcagctctatggtGGAGCTAGCTGGATCTATGAATCTGGAGTTGTTTTTTCAGAAccggagctctaccaaacagatcCTGCCACTGGTTAAACGAAGCTGAGAGGGCGATTGGGCGAGCACGTGATGGACACTCATGGTCCTTCCAGGACCTGACGTCTCCCACTAGTGTGCGCGCTATGTATAGCAGTGTTTGTTGCTTTCGTGCACGTGCTTTCCGTCACTTGAGTTGTGCCAGAACCATCCCCAGCAGGATTTGCCGAAAATGAGAAGCTCTCCTTCCTCGACACGATGTGGATTGCGACGCCATTGATCTAGTAGTTGTACCTAGTGTCACCAAATTCCCGGTATGACTGGGTCAAGGAATGGGTACAAGGAACATGGATCGACATGTTTTATATTCTCGATACTAGGGATTATACCCTCTTCGGGATGATGGTTTGATACTTCAGAATGTGAACAAATTATTTTTCAAGAAGATAGCTTAGGACAATATTCTATAGGACTTTCACATAGATAAAGAAAATAGAGAAGAAAttaaaaacaagaaaagaaaaaaaaatactattgcACTTGCAGCGTCATCAGGTTAATATGACTCATCACCTACGAGGACGGGACGGAGGAAGGATGACGTTCCCTCCGTTAACCATATACCTCCTCGTTCTCGTACCACGTCTGGGACGAAAGGTTCATGGTGCAGGGAACGCTAGACcgcaccatgcatgcatgttcccTGCGGGGCGGCTGTGACTTAGGTTGTACCTCTTCGAGCTGGCCGGTGGTTTCTAACGTCACTGTGTCGGGCTGTCGGCTCAAGGAGTTCCCGCACCGTGCTCGTGCTTTACCTCCCCGTCGCTAGGAAGGTAGCCTAACGTGGTACGGTGGAGACCATCTACGTGGTTGTCGATTGCTCCAGCACAGcgctacgggaaagctaaaaattgtcgagtgtattttttttgccgagtgtttttttacgagcactcagcaaacaaactctttgccgagtgccaagccaaaaacactcgataaaaaaaaatactcggcaaatcggggctttgccgagtgtcaaataaaaaacactcggcaaagccccctatttgccgagtgtcaaaaaaacactcggcaaagagggaggtttgccgagtgtcaaaaaaacactcggcaaataggggggtttgcctagtgtttttttttacactcggcaaaataataaatttt is a genomic window containing:
- the LOC117840499 gene encoding WAT1-related protein At1g25270, encoding MAGSVSGSGDMVKPVLGMVSFQVVFAGLNIFYKLAVSDGMDLRVLVAYRYLFASAFLAPLAYFLERKSRTKVTWRVLGLSFVCGLTGGSVAQNLYIAGMKVTTATFATATTNLLPAATFLLALAFRQERLAIRTFSGQAKVAGTFLGIGGAMLLTFYKGVDITPWHSSVNLIAATSHHPAAAGNEATANYAMGSLLCITSCFFYALWLVIQSKLSREYPHHYTSTALMCVMTTLQSSAFALCFDRDAVQWRLRFDIRLLAVVYAGIMASGVMLVVMSWCVKRRGPLFVSVFNPLMLLVVAVLSSLLLGEKMHLGTALGAVLIVAGLYTVLWGKGHETPANEVAKVSELPTTVNNDDKRVDVAAPPRLFAANSI